A single genomic interval of Dysidea avara chromosome 6, odDysAvar1.4, whole genome shotgun sequence harbors:
- the LOC136259426 gene encoding uncharacterized protein: protein MAEGLASPDYWQIVCDHRDQILALIKETDWVEAKNKHGIRIMYRDTDQGRPGRMFHVEAELDVAPAIARQYFIPGPKGLRDKFQNAIKQFKAIEETDNYIIAHEVIAGNFIVSDRDTVCVYGGEDDSDIGAYLMGPSIEHPDYPCRGKPVRATKHIAGFVFLNVDGDPNKCVLHGVARIDLGGMVPLSIVRSFQPKRLFETISEVKQAIANKLHEKTD, encoded by the coding sequence ATGGCAGAAGGATTGGCATCCCCTGACTACTGGCAGATAGTCTGCGACCATCGTGATCAGATCCTAGCCCTTATAAAGGAGACAGACTGGGTTGAAGCAAAGAACAAGCATGGGATCAGGATTATGTATAGAGATACGGATCAAGGCAGACCAGGGAGAATGTTCCATGTAGAAGCTGAACTGGATGTTGCCCCAGCTATCGCCAGACAATACTTCATACCAGGACCAAAAGGATTACGTGATAAATTCCAGAATGCTATTAAACAATTTAAGGCCATAGAGGAAACAGACAATTACATTATTGCTCATGAAGTGATTGCAGGAAATTTTATTGTTTCAGATCGAGACacggtgtgtgtgtatggtggTGAAGATGACAGTGACATTGGTGCATACTTGATGGGTCCAAGCATTGAGCATCCAGACTATCCCTGTCGGGGTAAACCTGTACGAGCGACCAAACACATAGCAGGATTTGTGTTCTTGAATGTAGATGGAGATCCAAATAAGTGTGTCTTGCATGGAGTGGCTCGAATAGATTTGGGTGGAATGGTTCCTCTGTCAATAGTACGGTCTTTTCAGCCAAAGAGATTGTTTGAAACCATCAGTG